A genomic region of Leptolyngbya sp. NIES-2104 contains the following coding sequences:
- a CDS encoding Mrp/NBP35 family ATP-binding protein produces the protein MLDTLSAESVLEVLKPVQDPELQKSLVALNMIRNVSIDQGKVRFTLVLTTPACPLRQFIVEDCERAVKTLPGVESIEVEVTAETPHQKGLPDRTGIDGVKNIIAISSGKGGVGKSSIAVNVAVALAQAGAKVGLIDADIYGPNAPMMLGLEGSGVAVRQTAQGEVLEPAFNHGVKLVSMGFLIDKDQPVIWRGPMLNGVIRQFLYQVTWGDLDYLIVDMPPGTGDAQLTLAQAVPMAGAVIVTTPQTVALLDSRRGLKMFQQLNVPVLGIVENMSYFIPPDMPDRQYDIFGSAGGEKTANELNIPLLGCVPLEIPLREGGDQGVPIVVGDPDSASAKALTQIAQQIAAKVSVAALA, from the coding sequence ATGTTAGATACCCTTAGCGCAGAATCCGTTTTAGAAGTCCTTAAACCTGTTCAAGACCCCGAACTTCAGAAGAGTTTGGTGGCGTTGAACATGATTCGGAATGTGTCGATCGACCAAGGTAAAGTCCGCTTCACGTTGGTTCTCACCACTCCCGCTTGCCCATTGCGCCAATTCATTGTGGAAGACTGCGAAAGAGCCGTGAAAACGCTTCCCGGTGTGGAATCAATCGAAGTGGAAGTGACCGCAGAAACGCCGCATCAGAAAGGATTGCCCGATCGGACTGGAATCGATGGCGTGAAGAATATCATCGCGATTTCGAGTGGGAAAGGGGGAGTTGGAAAAAGCTCGATCGCGGTTAATGTCGCGGTTGCACTCGCTCAAGCAGGCGCGAAAGTTGGATTAATTGATGCGGACATTTACGGACCCAATGCGCCCATGATGTTGGGTCTAGAAGGTTCGGGTGTTGCAGTCCGGCAAACGGCTCAAGGTGAAGTGTTAGAGCCTGCCTTTAATCACGGGGTGAAGCTCGTTTCGATGGGATTTTTGATCGACAAAGATCAGCCTGTGATCTGGCGCGGTCCGATGTTGAATGGTGTGATTCGTCAATTTCTCTATCAAGTGACCTGGGGTGATTTGGACTATCTGATCGTGGATATGCCACCAGGAACAGGAGATGCTCAATTGACGTTAGCGCAAGCGGTTCCGATGGCGGGCGCGGTGATCGTGACGACTCCGCAGACGGTCGCTTTACTTGATTCTCGACGCGGCTTAAAGATGTTCCAGCAGCTCAATGTTCCGGTGCTGGGAATTGTTGAGAATATGAGCTACTTTATTCCGCCGGATATGCCCGATCGACAATATGATATTTTCGGTTCCGCAGGCGGCGAAAAGACTGCAAATGAGTTAAATATCCCGCTGTTGGGCTGTGTGCCGTTAGAGATTCCCTTGCGTGAGGGCGGCGATCAAGGAGTGCCGATCGTGGTCGGTGATCCGGATTCTGCTTCGGCGAAGGCGTTAACCCAAATCGCTCAGCAAATTGCTGCTAAAGTATCGGTTGCAGCCCTCGCATAA